A portion of the Magnolia sinica isolate HGM2019 chromosome 17, MsV1, whole genome shotgun sequence genome contains these proteins:
- the LOC131230514 gene encoding uncharacterized protein LOC131230514, with amino-acid sequence MIRTLPLLGHPGCGDGGRFTGGWMFRSRSGMCACTCSCSCNLRKALELAFSAAASLVKVKQEQRKRYPSVATRGGAVIWPINWRYMKQGITVWLDVPLKALVRRIAAVGTDSCPLLHQESGDAYTKAEKEAFEEAEKVRRAQEEEAT; translated from the exons ATGATAAGGACACTACCGCTGCTGGGGCATCCAG GTTGTGGAGACGGCGGACGCTTTACAGGAGGCTGGATGTTTCGCAGTCGTTCTGGAATGTGTGCCTGCACCTGTAGCTGCAGCTGCAACCTCAGGAAGGCATTGGAGCTGGCCTTTTCTGCAGCGGCCAG CCTAGTCAAGGTCAAGCAGGAACAACGAAAACGTTACCCATCTGTTGCAACTAGAGGTGGTGCAGTGATATGGCCAATCAACTG GAGATATATGAAACAAGGGATCACCGTTTGGTTAGATGTGCCTCTCAAAGCTTTGGTAAGGCGGATTGCTGCTGTAGGGACTGATTCTTGTCCTCTTTTGCACCAAGAATCTGGCGATGCTTACACAAAG GCTGAGAAAGAGGCCTTTGAGGAAGCAGAGAAAGTGAGACGGGCTCAAGAAGAAGAGGCAACTTAA